One genomic window of Gemmatimonadota bacterium includes the following:
- a CDS encoding succinate dehydrogenase/fumarate reductase iron-sulfur subunit — MKLTLKVWRQAGPGAPGAFKQYAATANEHMSFLEMLDVVNEELQGRGEEPIAFDHDCREGICGMCSLVINGAPHGPKRGVTTCQLHMRSFKDGDVIAIEPWRAKAFPVLRDLVVDRSPFDRIIQAGGFVSVPTGAPPDGNAIPIAKEASDRAMDAAACIGCGACVAACPNASAMLFTSAKVTHLGLLPQGQPERERRVLAMVNAMDEEGFGGCTNFGECEAACPKEISIENIAFLNREYLRASLGERVGAHAASGVM; from the coding sequence ATGAAGCTGACCCTCAAGGTGTGGCGCCAGGCGGGTCCCGGGGCGCCGGGTGCATTCAAGCAGTACGCGGCAACGGCGAACGAGCACATGTCGTTCCTCGAGATGCTCGACGTGGTCAACGAGGAGTTGCAGGGCCGCGGGGAAGAGCCGATCGCCTTCGACCACGATTGTCGCGAGGGAATCTGCGGCATGTGTTCGCTGGTGATCAACGGCGCGCCGCATGGTCCGAAGCGTGGGGTCACCACCTGCCAGCTGCACATGCGCAGCTTCAAGGATGGGGACGTGATCGCGATCGAGCCGTGGCGCGCGAAGGCGTTCCCGGTGCTCCGCGACCTCGTCGTCGATCGCTCGCCGTTTGACCGGATCATCCAGGCCGGGGGCTTCGTCTCCGTGCCGACCGGCGCGCCGCCGGACGGCAATGCGATTCCGATTGCGAAGGAGGCCTCCGACCGCGCGATGGATGCCGCCGCCTGCATCGGCTGTGGTGCGTGTGTCGCGGCCTGCCCCAATGCCTCGGCGATGCTCTTCACCTCGGCGAAGGTGACCCACCTCGGGCTGTTGCCGCAGGGCCAGCCGGAGCGCGAGCGCCGGGTGCTGGCGATGGTGAACGCGATGGACGAGGAGGGCTTCGGCGGCTGCACCAACTTCGGCGAGTGCGAGGCTGCCTGCCCCAAGGAGATCTCGATCGAGAACATCGCCTTCCTGAACCGCGAATATCTCCGAGCCTCGCTCGGTGAGCGCGTCGGCGCGCACGCCGCCTCAGGCGTGATGTGA
- a CDS encoding M20/M25/M40 family metallo-hydrolase, translating to MIRTRLLAGLVLLTAPTIAEAQVAITGFTPLGAAREAALEARLLAVPEAATARTHARTLAARPHIAGTPAQRATADYVLTTMASYGLDTMRVPFRVYLPYHDSTVVERLTPTRRRLDLSEPAVAGDPTTGLQRWPAMNGNAGAGDVRAPLIYVNYGLPADYATLDSLGIAVKGRIVIARYGRSFRGIKAREAEAHGAVGLLIYSDPLDDGFTQGDVYPEGPMRPATGVQRGSIYNGFGDPTTPGWPSTLDAKRAAPETLTLPKIPVVPISYGNAGQLLGEMRGPSVPAGWQGGLAFRYHLGDEKVQARVALWPERGERAFKTIVNTFGVIRGSQFPDEMVIVGGHRDAWGPGAADNVSGVVSILEAAEAWGAALKAGHRPLRTIVFATWDAEEWGLVGSTEWVELMRDTLSANAVAYLNQDVAASGRSFGGGGTASLAAFLRDATHGIRQPGDTGSIYRDWAQRTVTTQRPLPPVGDLGGGSDFAGFYNMLGLPSIEFGFGGPGGVYHSAYDSYTWMERFGDPGYLSHVAAGQLSSVILSRLANAAVVPLDHGMLGAYLLTLVERTRREPGAATIGGELDGVAAAARELEAAGARFTSARDALLTSNPDPGSLAEANRLLRRVEPMLARPSGLVGRPLLKNLIFASDRDNGYSNVQFPGVVEALRDHDSTRAAAEAKELAERIQNAAKGVDAARAALPPRR from the coding sequence ATGATCCGGACACGCCTGCTTGCTGGACTGGTTCTGTTGACGGCACCGACGATCGCCGAGGCGCAGGTTGCCATCACCGGCTTCACGCCGCTCGGCGCCGCACGCGAAGCCGCACTCGAGGCGCGGCTGCTCGCGGTGCCCGAGGCGGCGACGGCGCGCACCCATGCCCGCACGTTGGCGGCCAGACCGCACATTGCGGGCACGCCGGCGCAGCGGGCGACGGCGGACTACGTCCTCACGACGATGGCCTCCTACGGGCTCGACACGATGCGGGTGCCGTTCCGCGTCTACCTGCCGTATCACGATTCGACCGTGGTGGAACGGCTCACGCCGACGCGCCGTCGCCTCGACCTCAGTGAACCGGCCGTTGCGGGCGACCCGACCACCGGACTGCAGCGCTGGCCCGCAATGAATGGCAATGCCGGCGCCGGCGACGTGCGTGCGCCGCTGATCTACGTGAACTACGGCCTCCCGGCCGACTACGCCACGCTCGATTCGCTCGGCATCGCGGTGAAAGGGCGCATCGTCATCGCGCGGTACGGGCGCTCCTTCCGCGGCATCAAGGCGCGCGAGGCCGAAGCGCATGGCGCGGTCGGGCTGCTGATCTACAGCGATCCGCTCGACGACGGATTCACGCAGGGTGACGTCTATCCGGAAGGTCCGATGCGGCCCGCGACGGGGGTGCAGCGCGGCTCGATCTACAACGGCTTCGGCGATCCGACGACGCCGGGGTGGCCGTCCACGCTCGACGCGAAGCGTGCGGCCCCCGAGACGCTTACGCTGCCGAAGATTCCGGTGGTTCCCATTTCCTATGGCAACGCCGGCCAGCTGCTTGGTGAGATGCGCGGTCCGTCGGTCCCCGCTGGCTGGCAGGGTGGTCTGGCGTTCCGCTATCACCTCGGCGACGAGAAGGTGCAGGCGCGTGTTGCGCTCTGGCCCGAGCGCGGCGAGCGTGCCTTCAAGACGATCGTCAACACCTTCGGCGTGATTCGCGGGTCGCAGTTTCCCGACGAGATGGTCATCGTCGGCGGGCATCGCGATGCCTGGGGCCCGGGCGCGGCCGACAACGTTTCCGGTGTCGTCTCGATTCTGGAGGCCGCGGAGGCGTGGGGTGCAGCACTCAAGGCGGGCCACCGTCCGCTCCGGACGATCGTCTTCGCCACCTGGGACGCCGAGGAGTGGGGGTTGGTCGGGTCGACCGAGTGGGTCGAGCTGATGCGCGACACCCTGTCGGCCAATGCTGTCGCCTACCTGAACCAGGATGTGGCGGCGTCCGGTCGCTCGTTCGGTGGCGGGGGGACTGCGTCACTGGCGGCGTTCCTGCGCGACGCGACGCACGGGATCCGGCAGCCGGGTGATACCGGCTCGATCTACCGTGACTGGGCGCAACGCACGGTCACCACACAGCGGCCGCTGCCGCCCGTCGGCGATCTCGGCGGCGGGTCGGACTTCGCCGGCTTCTACAACATGCTCGGGCTGCCGTCGATCGAGTTCGGCTTCGGTGGCCCGGGCGGCGTGTATCACAGCGCGTACGACAGCTACACCTGGATGGAGCGGTTCGGCGATCCGGGATACCTGAGCCATGTCGCCGCGGGTCAACTGTCGTCGGTGATTCTGTCCCGACTGGCAAACGCGGCCGTCGTCCCGCTCGATCACGGCATGCTCGGGGCGTACCTCCTCACGCTGGTCGAGCGCACGCGTCGTGAGCCGGGGGCGGCCACCATCGGTGGCGAATTGGATGGCGTGGCGGCGGCCGCGCGAGAGCTTGAGGCGGCCGGCGCGCGCTTTACATCGGCGCGCGACGCCCTGTTGACCAGCAATCCGGATCCGGGGTCGCTCGCCGAGGCGAATCGGCTGCTGCGGCGCGTCGAACCGATGCTGGCGCGGCCGAGTGGCCTGGTGGGACGGCCGCTGTTGAAGAACCTGATCTTCGCGTCGGATCGCGACAACGGCTATTCCAACGTGCAGTTCCCCGGAGTTGTCGAGGCACTGCGCGATCACGACTCGACGCGTGCCGCTGCCGAGGCAAAGGAGCTGGCCGAGCGCATTCAGAACGCCGCGAAGGGCGTCGATGCGGCCCGGGCTGCGCTCCCGCCTCGACGCTGA
- a CDS encoding TIR domain-containing protein — protein MAHDVFISYSSTDQPAALAVLHGLESAGIRCWIAPRDITAGAIWAKSIMEGISGCRVLVVVFSTNANRSEHVINEVDAAVRKGAIIIPFRIEDVMPDGAMEYHLRTRHWLDALTPDLQRHTELLAEKILPLLAAPSGAGPTPTAPPRPIPEGLPKRPVKKGPPRQWRRYRTPAALLGIVLLGGGWYATRARPKEGVQFEVKEVSSSGGTALSVRVTGATMRFFEGPRETPTLTTRAYADSFAIGRARYLYPELKLTYDAPGRDFTIPFSCTVTRDGGTVITTIAIVAKLQAAWTESYHTYGYGRDTPGWWQLGRHEVRCYYGEELIFRNWFRIVASGDGAASPASDGPVATAEPLARIHARVRRITLFPSGRQLPPEASQSPTTTFESAQTTYIGAKVLLNHDAPGRRLQAALTCRFLRDGTTEMGRATLRYDIQPTWTSTWAAIPFGRETAGGWPVGQYLIACDDGQRTLAQQRFTLR, from the coding sequence ATGGCCCACGACGTCTTCATTTCCTACTCCAGCACCGATCAGCCGGCGGCGCTCGCCGTCCTGCACGGGCTCGAGAGTGCCGGCATCCGCTGCTGGATCGCACCGCGCGACATCACGGCCGGGGCGATCTGGGCCAAATCGATCATGGAAGGCATCAGCGGCTGCCGCGTCCTGGTGGTGGTGTTCTCCACCAACGCCAACCGGTCCGAGCACGTGATCAACGAAGTGGACGCCGCGGTCCGCAAGGGCGCGATCATCATTCCATTCCGCATCGAAGACGTGATGCCGGATGGGGCGATGGAGTACCACCTGCGCACGCGTCACTGGCTCGACGCGCTCACGCCGGACCTCCAGCGGCACACGGAATTGCTCGCGGAGAAGATCCTGCCGCTGCTCGCCGCGCCGAGTGGCGCGGGGCCCACACCGACGGCACCGCCCCGTCCGATCCCCGAGGGGCTGCCGAAGCGCCCGGTGAAGAAGGGGCCACCGCGCCAGTGGCGTCGCTATCGCACGCCGGCCGCGCTCCTCGGGATCGTCCTGCTCGGGGGTGGGTGGTACGCCACTCGTGCCCGGCCCAAGGAGGGCGTGCAGTTCGAGGTGAAGGAGGTGTCGAGTAGTGGCGGCACCGCACTCTCCGTCCGCGTGACCGGGGCGACGATGCGCTTCTTCGAAGGGCCGCGAGAAACACCGACGCTGACCACCCGCGCGTACGCCGACTCGTTCGCGATCGGCCGGGCCCGCTATCTCTACCCCGAACTCAAGCTGACCTACGACGCGCCGGGTCGCGACTTCACGATTCCGTTCTCGTGCACCGTTACGCGTGACGGTGGCACGGTGATCACCACCATCGCCATCGTGGCGAAACTCCAGGCCGCCTGGACCGAGAGCTATCACACTTACGGATACGGCCGCGACACGCCGGGCTGGTGGCAGCTCGGGCGTCACGAAGTGCGCTGCTACTATGGCGAGGAGCTGATCTTCCGCAACTGGTTCCGGATCGTCGCATCGGGTGACGGCGCGGCGTCGCCCGCCTCTGATGGTCCGGTCGCAACCGCCGAACCGCTGGCTCGCATCCATGCGCGCGTGCGGCGGATCACGCTCTTTCCGTCGGGTCGTCAACTGCCGCCGGAGGCCTCACAGAGTCCGACCACGACCTTCGAGTCGGCGCAGACCACCTACATCGGCGCCAAGGTGTTGCTCAACCACGACGCACCCGGTCGCCGACTCCAGGCGGCACTCACGTGCCGCTTCCTTCGCGACGGCACCACCGAAATGGGCCGCGCCACGCTGCGCTACGACATTCAGCCGACGTGGACCTCGACCTGGGCGGCGATCCCATTCGGTCGCGAGACGGCGGGCGGCTGGCCGGTCGGGCAATATCTGATCGCCTGTGACGACGGGCAGCGCACCCTCGCGCAGCAACGGTTCACGCTGCGCTGA
- a CDS encoding PilT/PilU family type 4a pilus ATPase codes for MSLIETFNLILRKAHELGASDVHICAGGPYRMRLRGAIAPVAGVPPLTSVETRQLAGHILLNARKATAETIDAVLDQLQDIDCSYSVQGVGRFRVNLCSQRGSVSAVLRAIADQIPDFEQLGLPTVLADIAMEERGLVLLTGTTGSGKSTTLASMIAYVNHRRAGKIVTIEDPIEFLHRDDRSNVIQREIGSDTQSFEMALRAALRQDPDVILVGEMRDRATIDIALKAAETGHLVFSTVHTTDAQRTIARLVSVFDPNEQTAVRLRLGESLRAVISQRLLPRADGQGRVVAAEVMRNTPTIADCIANSQMTSEIRDHIAAGRTQYGMQTFDQHLTELYSAQLISLEVAKAAATSPADFERNLQFQ; via the coding sequence ATGTCCTTGATCGAGACCTTCAACCTGATTCTCCGCAAGGCGCACGAGCTGGGCGCGTCCGACGTGCATATCTGCGCGGGCGGGCCCTACCGGATGCGGTTGCGGGGGGCCATCGCGCCGGTGGCGGGCGTTCCGCCGCTGACCTCGGTCGAGACGCGCCAACTGGCCGGGCACATCCTGTTGAACGCCCGGAAGGCCACCGCCGAGACGATTGATGCGGTGCTCGACCAGCTGCAGGACATCGATTGCTCCTACTCGGTCCAGGGAGTGGGGCGGTTCCGCGTGAATCTCTGCAGTCAGCGTGGGTCGGTCTCCGCCGTCCTCCGCGCCATTGCCGACCAGATCCCCGACTTCGAGCAGCTCGGCCTCCCCACGGTGCTGGCCGATATCGCGATGGAGGAACGCGGCCTCGTGCTCCTCACCGGGACCACGGGGAGCGGCAAGTCGACGACCCTCGCCTCGATGATCGCGTATGTGAACCACCGGCGCGCCGGCAAGATCGTCACGATCGAGGACCCGATCGAGTTTCTGCACCGCGATGACCGCAGCAACGTCATCCAGCGCGAAATCGGCTCCGACACCCAGTCGTTCGAGATGGCGCTGCGCGCCGCGCTCCGGCAGGATCCCGATGTGATCCTCGTCGGCGAAATGCGCGACCGCGCCACCATCGACATCGCCCTCAAGGCCGCCGAGACGGGGCACCTCGTCTTCAGTACCGTGCACACGACCGATGCCCAGCGCACCATCGCCCGCCTCGTCTCCGTCTTCGACCCGAACGAACAGACCGCCGTGCGCCTCCGATTGGGGGAGTCGCTCCGGGCGGTGATTTCGCAGCGGCTCCTGCCGCGGGCAGATGGGCAGGGGCGCGTGGTGGCGGCCGAGGTGATGCGCAACACGCCGACGATCGCCGACTGCATCGCCAATTCGCAGATGACCAGCGAGATCCGGGACCACATCGCGGCCGGCCGCACGCAGTACGGCATGCAGACGTTCGACCAGCACCTCACGGAGCTCTACTCCGCGCAACTGATCTCGCTGGAGGTCGCCAAGGCGGCGGCGACGAGTCCGGCGGATTTCGAGCGGAATTTGCAGTTCCAGTAA
- a CDS encoding dCTP deaminase — protein sequence MSIKSDRWIRRMATEHGMIEPFTDGQVRAGGISYGVSSYGYDMRVANEFKIFTNALSAIVDPKHFDEKSFVEFTGDVCVVPPNSFALARSVEYFRIPRNVLTICVGKSTYARCGIITNVTPFEPEWEGHVTLEISNTTPLPARVYANEGICQVLFFEADADDVCETSYADKKGKYQAQRGVTLPRL from the coding sequence ATGTCCATCAAGTCGGACCGCTGGATCCGCCGCATGGCGACCGAACACGGCATGATCGAGCCCTTCACGGACGGGCAGGTCCGCGCCGGCGGGATCTCCTACGGTGTCTCGTCCTACGGCTACGACATGCGCGTCGCCAATGAGTTCAAGATCTTCACCAACGCCCTCTCGGCGATCGTCGACCCGAAGCACTTCGACGAGAAGAGCTTCGTGGAGTTCACCGGCGACGTCTGCGTCGTGCCACCGAACTCCTTCGCGCTGGCCCGATCGGTCGAGTACTTCCGGATCCCGCGGAACGTGCTGACCATCTGCGTCGGCAAGTCGACCTACGCCCGCTGCGGCATCATCACCAACGTGACGCCCTTCGAGCCGGAGTGGGAAGGCCACGTCACGCTGGAGATCAGCAACACGACGCCGCTCCCCGCCCGGGTCTACGCGAACGAGGGGATCTGCCAGGTCCTCTTCTTCGAGGCCGACGCCGACGATGTCTGTGAGACGAGCTATGCGGACAAGAAGGGGAAGTATCAGGCGCAGCGCGGGGTGACGTTGCCGCGGTTGTAG
- a CDS encoding NADH-quinone oxidoreductase subunit A has protein sequence MLLLFVVANAALILGLSHFLSSSRPTAVKLAAYESGMPVLGDARERFSVKFYLIAMLFIIFDIETVFMVPWAVAFQQFRELGGVLFIEMLTFVLILAVGYVYIWKRGALQWD, from the coding sequence ATGCTACTCCTCTTCGTGGTGGCCAATGCGGCCCTGATCCTCGGCCTCTCGCACTTCCTCTCCTCGTCCCGTCCCACCGCCGTCAAGCTCGCCGCCTATGAATCCGGGATGCCCGTGCTGGGCGATGCCCGCGAGCGCTTCTCGGTCAAGTTCTACCTGATCGCCATGCTGTTCATCATTTTCGACATCGAGACGGTCTTCATGGTGCCGTGGGCGGTGGCGTTTCAGCAGTTCCGGGAGCTGGGCGGGGTCCTCTTCATCGAGATGCTGACCTTCGTGCTCATCCTGGCGGTCGGCTATGTCTACATCTGGAAGCGGGGAGCGCTGCAATGGGATTGA
- the nuoB gene encoding NADH-quinone oxidoreductase subunit NuoB encodes MGLTLPPPMGSDESLELTSPNWVTTRLDFLANWARSNSLWPMPFGTACCAIEYMATAASRYDISRFGMERQSFSPRQADVLICAGRLPFKLAPVIRRIWDQMPQPKWAISMGACASTGGIFDTYAMVQGIDTIIPVDVYVPGCPPRPEGLLYGILMLQKKIKQESMVDPMLRVEHLVQADGLFRRPEEINEVSEPFGNSVSQTRSG; translated from the coding sequence ATGGGATTGACCCTGCCGCCGCCGATGGGCAGCGACGAGTCGCTGGAGCTGACCTCGCCCAACTGGGTCACCACCCGGCTCGACTTCCTCGCCAACTGGGCGCGCTCCAACTCCCTCTGGCCGATGCCGTTCGGCACCGCCTGCTGCGCGATCGAGTACATGGCCACCGCCGCCTCGCGCTATGACATCTCCCGCTTCGGAATGGAGCGGCAGAGCTTTTCCCCCCGACAGGCCGACGTCCTGATCTGTGCCGGACGTCTCCCCTTCAAGCTGGCGCCGGTGATTCGACGGATCTGGGACCAGATGCCCCAGCCGAAGTGGGCCATCTCGATGGGCGCCTGCGCCTCGACCGGCGGGATCTTCGACACCTATGCGATGGTGCAGGGGATCGACACGATCATCCCGGTCGACGTCTACGTCCCCGGCTGCCCGCCGCGCCCCGAAGGGCTGCTCTACGGCATCCTGATGCTGCAGAAGAAGATCAAGCAGGAGTCGATGGTCGACCCGATGCTCCGGGTGGAACACCTGGTGCAGGCCGACGGCCTCTTCCGCCGCCCCGAGGAGATCAACGAGGTCTCGGAGCCGTTTGGCAATTCGGTCAGCCAGACGAGGTCGGGATGA
- a CDS encoding NADH-quinone oxidoreductase subunit C, with protein MSAGDTAGTPAERAASGAAATVAALRERWGAAIERTALHSGQQVVQVAAARAHDILEWLQQDPAQAFDYLTDITAVEYRDPERPLEVVYQLRSLARRVDLRVKIALDPVGRLEVATVTDLWKGAEWLEREAWDMFGVVFAGHGDLRRILMWETYSEGHPLRKSFPLRGHRSRAEQTLQALAANPEAHYSMEELSIADAYQELPADMQARLLTRTKEGTS; from the coding sequence ATGAGCGCAGGCGACACCGCCGGCACCCCGGCGGAACGCGCCGCGTCTGGAGCCGCCGCGACGGTGGCGGCCCTCCGTGAGCGCTGGGGGGCCGCGATCGAACGGACGGCCCTCCACTCGGGCCAGCAGGTGGTCCAGGTCGCCGCGGCCCGCGCCCACGACATCCTGGAATGGCTGCAACAGGACCCCGCCCAGGCGTTCGACTACCTCACCGACATCACCGCCGTCGAATATCGCGATCCCGAACGGCCGCTCGAGGTCGTCTACCAGCTGCGGTCGCTGGCGCGTCGGGTCGATCTCCGGGTCAAGATCGCCCTCGATCCGGTCGGTCGCCTCGAGGTCGCCACGGTGACGGACCTCTGGAAGGGCGCCGAATGGCTGGAGCGTGAGGCGTGGGACATGTTCGGCGTCGTCTTCGCCGGCCACGGCGATCTCCGTCGCATCCTCATGTGGGAGACGTATTCCGAGGGGCACCCGCTCCGGAAGTCCTTCCCGCTCCGCGGCCATCGGTCGCGGGCCGAGCAGACGCTGCAGGCGCTCGCCGCGAATCCCGAGGCGCACTACTCGATGGAGGAGCTGTCGATCGCGGATGCCTATCAGGAACTCCCGGCCGACATGCAGGCGCGCCTGTTGACCCGGACGAAGGAGGGGACGTCGTGA
- a CDS encoding NADH-quinone oxidoreductase subunit D, translating into MSTPTVGADGKVRNIPLGVARRPSESVSDDFGAEHMLVNIGPQHPATHGVLRLVVELEGETVKRVIPHVGYLHSGFEKLGEYRQYNQIIPLTDRTDYLAPMANNVALAMAVEAMMGIEITERCRYLRVIACEMSRIISHLVWLGTTGIDLGAFTPFLWMFQQRELIYNLQEAWTGARLTTSVSRVGGMLADVPDGWEAGLREFVRNFPSVLREVDTMFTNNGIWCGRTQGVGVIGPEEAINYSLSGPMLRASGVDYDVRKDRPYLGYDEFDFDVPIGQYGDIYDRYRVRLEEMFQSTRILEQALDRIQPGPVNVADPRVILPPKSRAMGDMEAMIFHFKQVMEGIKVPAGEVYFGAENPKGELGYYFVSDGTAKPVRWRIRPPSFLNLAVLPRLCEGALLSDVIAINASVDIVMGEIDR; encoded by the coding sequence ATGAGCACGCCGACCGTCGGCGCCGACGGCAAGGTCCGCAACATCCCCCTCGGCGTGGCCCGCCGCCCGAGCGAGTCGGTCTCCGACGACTTCGGCGCCGAACACATGCTCGTGAACATCGGCCCGCAGCACCCGGCCACGCACGGCGTGCTGCGCCTGGTGGTCGAGCTCGAGGGCGAGACGGTCAAGCGAGTGATCCCGCACGTCGGCTACCTCCACTCCGGCTTCGAGAAGCTCGGGGAGTACCGGCAGTACAACCAGATCATCCCGCTCACCGACCGGACCGACTACCTCGCCCCGATGGCCAACAACGTCGCCCTCGCGATGGCGGTCGAGGCGATGATGGGGATCGAGATCACCGAGCGGTGCCGCTACCTGCGGGTGATCGCCTGCGAGATGAGTCGGATCATCTCGCACCTCGTCTGGCTCGGCACCACCGGCATCGACCTCGGCGCCTTCACGCCGTTCCTCTGGATGTTCCAGCAGCGCGAGCTGATCTACAATCTCCAGGAGGCGTGGACCGGCGCCCGGCTCACAACGTCCGTGTCGCGGGTCGGCGGCATGCTGGCCGACGTGCCGGATGGCTGGGAAGCCGGGCTGCGCGAGTTCGTGCGCAACTTCCCGTCAGTGCTGCGCGAGGTGGACACGATGTTCACCAACAACGGCATCTGGTGCGGGCGGACGCAGGGCGTCGGGGTCATCGGCCCCGAGGAGGCGATCAACTACTCGCTCTCCGGCCCGATGCTCCGGGCGAGCGGCGTCGACTACGACGTCCGCAAGGATCGTCCGTACCTGGGTTACGACGAATTCGACTTCGACGTGCCCATCGGCCAGTACGGCGACATCTACGACCGCTACCGCGTCCGCCTCGAGGAGATGTTCCAGTCGACGCGGATCCTCGAGCAGGCGCTCGACCGGATCCAGCCCGGCCCCGTGAACGTCGCCGATCCACGCGTCATCCTGCCGCCCAAGTCGCGCGCGATGGGCGACATGGAGGCGATGATCTTCCACTTCAAGCAGGTGATGGAAGGGATCAAGGTGCCCGCCGGCGAAGTGTACTTCGGCGCCGAGAATCCCAAGGGCGAACTCGGCTACTACTTCGTCTCCGACGGCACCGCGAAGCCGGTGCGGTGGCGCATCCGCCCACCCTCGTTCCTCAACCTGGCGGTCCTGCCGCGACTCTGCGAAGGGGCGCTGCTCTCCGACGTCATCGCCATCAACGCCAGCGTGGACATCGTGATGGGAGAGATCGACCGATGA
- a CDS encoding NAD(P)H-dependent oxidoreductase subunit E: MTGHSTEPYQPVFTGETKARLEALATKYPNRQALLLPSLWMVQEARGWVAPEAIHEIAGELGITAAYIRGVVSFYTMYHTHPVGKYFIQVCTTSPCNICGAEGVLEAFLEHTGCGELGATSPDGRFTVAEAECLGACAFNTPVLINDDFIESVTRESIPALLARYP, from the coding sequence ATGACCGGCCACTCCACCGAGCCGTATCAGCCGGTGTTCACCGGCGAGACCAAGGCCCGCCTCGAGGCCCTCGCGACCAAGTATCCCAATCGCCAGGCCCTGCTGCTGCCCTCGCTCTGGATGGTCCAGGAAGCGCGCGGCTGGGTGGCGCCGGAAGCGATCCACGAGATCGCCGGCGAACTCGGCATCACCGCCGCCTACATCCGCGGCGTGGTCTCCTTCTACACCATGTACCACACGCACCCGGTGGGGAAGTACTTCATCCAGGTCTGCACCACGTCGCCCTGCAACATCTGCGGCGCGGAAGGGGTCCTCGAGGCGTTCCTCGAGCACACCGGGTGCGGCGAACTGGGCGCCACCTCGCCAGACGGTCGCTTCACCGTGGCCGAGGCGGAGTGCCTTGGTGCCTGCGCCTTCAACACGCCGGTCTTGATCAACGACGACTTCATCGAGTCGGTGACGCGCGAGAGCATTCCGGCCCTCCTCGCCAGGTATCCCTGA
- the nuoF gene encoding NADH-quinone oxidoreductase subunit NuoF, with protein sequence MGYPHPIHPKETPLLSTHFGDVEARSYAGWVARGGYVALQQALTMTPEAIVDQVKASGLRGRGGAGFPTGLKWSFMPKDDGKVHYLCCNADESEPGTFKDREILRWTPHALIEGCAIGALAIRAETSYIFIRGEYTEPYHILQAAVDEAYAAGALGANAFGSGKRLEVVVHRGAGAYICGEETALMNAIEGRRGNPRIKPPFPAVAGLFGLPTTINNVETLAAVPHILTRGGAWYASLSLSSPKSTGTKLISVCGHVQRPGTYEITLGLSMQELIFDCCGGMLPGRTLKAVIPGGSSVPIMTPDEVAECATDYEGIAAKGSLLGSGGMIVMDDSTDMVYQIMRLARFYAHESCAQCTNCREGTAWTTRILERILRGEGKMSDLDLLMDLADNMTGKTICVLSDSCATPVVSGIRKFRHEFEAYITGAHAPSLAEV encoded by the coding sequence ATGGGCTATCCCCATCCGATCCATCCGAAGGAAACGCCGCTGCTCTCGACCCACTTCGGCGATGTCGAGGCGCGCAGCTACGCCGGCTGGGTGGCGCGTGGCGGGTACGTCGCGCTCCAGCAGGCGCTGACGATGACCCCCGAGGCGATCGTCGACCAGGTGAAGGCGTCCGGATTGCGCGGGCGGGGCGGCGCCGGCTTCCCGACCGGTCTGAAGTGGTCCTTCATGCCGAAGGACGATGGCAAGGTGCATTACCTCTGCTGCAATGCCGACGAATCCGAACCGGGCACCTTCAAGGATCGCGAGATCCTGCGGTGGACGCCCCATGCGCTCATCGAGGGCTGCGCGATCGGCGCCCTCGCGATCCGCGCGGAAACGTCCTACATCTTCATTCGCGGCGAGTACACCGAACCGTATCACATCCTGCAGGCCGCCGTCGACGAGGCATATGCCGCGGGTGCCCTGGGGGCCAATGCCTTCGGCTCGGGGAAGCGGCTCGAGGTCGTCGTCCATCGCGGCGCGGGCGCCTACATCTGCGGTGAAGAGACGGCGCTGATGAATGCCATCGAGGGGCGTCGTGGCAATCCGCGCATCAAGCCGCCCTTCCCGGCGGTCGCGGGTCTCTTCGGCCTGCCGACCACGATCAACAACGTCGAGACCCTCGCTGCGGTGCCGCACATCCTGACCCGCGGCGGCGCCTGGTATGCCTCGCTCTCGCTTTCTTCGCCGAAGAGCACCGGCACCAAGCTGATCTCGGTGTGCGGGCATGTGCAGCGGCCCGGGACCTACGAGATCACCCTCGGCCTCTCGATGCAGGAGCTGATCTTCGACTGCTGTGGCGGGATGCTGCCGGGGCGGACCCTCAAGGCGGTGATCCCCGGCGGCTCCTCGGTGCCGATCATGACCCCGGATGAAGTGGCGGAGTGTGCCACGGACTACGAGGGGATCGCGGCGAAGGGCTCGCTGCTCGGCTCGGGCGGGATGATCGTGATGGACGATTCGACCGACATGGTCTACCAGATCATGCGGCTGGCGCGCTTCTACGCCCACGAGAGCTGCGCGCAGTGCACCAACTGTCGCGAGGGGACGGCGTGGACCACGCGCATCCTCGAACGGATCCTGCGCGGCGAGGGGAAGATGTCCGACCTCGACCTGCTGATGGACCTGGCCGACAACATGACGGGAAAGACCATCTGCGTGCTCAGCGATTCCTGCGCGACGCCAGTGGTGAGCGGCATCCGCAAGTTCCGGCACGAGTTCGAGGCCTACATCACCGGCGCGCACGCTCCGTCGCTCGCGGAGGTCTGA